A segment of the Tsukamurella tyrosinosolvens genome:
GCTCGACGCCGCGGTGTACCTGCAGTCCACGCGTCGGCCCGGCACGGTCGTCCACGGCGAGTTCACCGAGGGCCACTCGCACGCCACCTCGCACCTGGTGCAACCCACCTCGCCCGACCTGCTGTCCGCGGCCGACACGCTGGTACTCGTCGACGACGAGATCTCCACGGGCGCCACCGCACTCGACTCCATCCGCGCACTGCACGGCCTCGCCCCCCATCGGCGCTACGTGGTCGCCTCGCTCGTCGACCTGCGCTCGCCCGAGCACGTCGCGGACAACGCGCGCGCCGCCGCCGCGGCCGGGCTCGACGTCGCGTTCGTGGCCTTGGCGCAGGGCACCGTCGACCTGCCCGACGGCCTGCCCGCCCGGGTGGCGGACCTGCCGGCGACACCGTCGAACCCCCGCGCGCCGCGGCCCGGCACGGTGCGCGAGCTGCACGTGTCCTGGCCGCCGGACGTGCCCGACGGGGGCCGGCACGGCGTCCTCGCCGCCGATCAGCCACGGCTGACCGAGGCCGCCGCCGCGGTGGCGGCGACGATCGCGCCCGCCCTCGACGAGCGCCCCGTCATCGTAGTCGGCCACGAGGAGCTGATGTACCTCCCGCTGTGCGCGGCGGAGGCGCTGGGGCGCAGCGGCTTCCGGGTGCGCTTCCAGACCACCACGCGTTCCCCCGCCCTGGTCCGCGACGAAGAGGGCTACCCGTTGCGGCGCGGCTTCGAGTTCCTCTCCCCCGAGCCCGATGAGGAGGCGCCGCGCCGGCACCTCTACAACGCAGCATGGCCGGGCGAGGATGCGCGGATCGTGCTCGTCGCCGATTCCCCCGCCGACACCGACCGGCTGCGGGCCCCCGGCGGGCTGCTCGACGTGCTCACCGGGGCGGGGCACGACGTGCTCGCGGTGATCGTGCCGGCGTCGGACCAGGCCGCCCTCGCCGCGGCCCGCACCTGGGCGGCCGCCCGATGACCGCCGCGACGCCGCCGCTGCGCGGGCCCGGCTTCGGCTCGTACGCGCCCGACGAGGTGACCTGGCTGCTCAAGGACCTCTCGCACGTCGCGCTGGAGGCCGACATCGCCGAGCGGGAGCGGCGGATCCAGTCGGGCGAGGCGCACTACGCCGAGTCGCTGCCCGTCGAGTACCAGCCGAGCGCCGAGTACCGCGCCCTCTTCGACACGGCGCTCGCCACCTCGGCGCCGCGGCTGGCCGAGGCCGTGGGCACGGTGACGGAGCTGCTGCTCGCCGAGCGCGGCCGCGACCTCGTCCTGGTCTCATTGGCTCGGGCGGGCACGCCGATCGGCATCCTCATGCGGCGCTGGGCGCAGCGCTTCCACGCGCTGAACCTGCCGCACTACGCCGTCTCCATCGTGCGGGGCCGCGGCATCGACCACGTCGCGCTCGATCATCTGGTGGCGCATCATGATCCGGCGTCGATCGTCTTCGTCGACGGCTGGACCGGCAAGGGCGCCATCACCCGCGAGCTCGCGGAGGCGCTCGACGAGTACGCCGTCGCCACCGGCGTCCGGCTGAACCCGGACCTCGCGGTCCTCGCCGACCCCGGCCACTGCGTGCGCACCTTCGGTACCCGCGACGATTTCCTCATCGCCTCCGCGTGCCTCAATTCCACGGTCTCCGGCCTGGTCTCGCGGACGGTGCTCAACGCCGACCTGATCGGACCGGCGGACTTCCACGGCGCCAAGTTCTACGCCGAGCTCGCGCCGCACGACGTCTCGGGCGTGCTGCTCGACACCGTGACCGGCGCCTTCGGCGGCGCCGCCCCGGCCGCGCGCGCCGAGTCCGCACGGCTCGCCGCCGATCCCGCCGCGCGCGAACCGGACTGGTCCGGCTGGGCCACGGTGGAGCGGGTGTGCGCCGAGTACGGGGTCTCGACGGCGAACCTGGTGAAGCCGGGCATCGGCGAGACCACCCGGGTGCTGCTGCGCCGCGTGCCCTGGCGGGTGTTGCTGCGCGACCCCGACGATCCCGATCACCTGCACATCCGCCGCCTCGCGGCGGAGCGCGACGTGCCGGTGGAGATCGTGCCCGGCCTGGCCTACGCGTGCATCGGCCTCATCAAGGAGGACTCGTGACCGCCTTCGTCACCAGCGATCTCGACCGCACGCTCATCTACTCGCAGGCCGCCGCGGGCCCGGCCTTCGCCTCCGCCGATCCGGTGTGCGTGGAGATCTACCGCGACGCCCCGCTGTCCCACATGTCGGCGGCCTCGCACGCCGGCCTCGCGGCGCTCGCCGCCGCGACGCCCGTGGTGCCCACGACGACCCGCACCCCCGAGCAGTACCTGCGGGTGCGGCTGCCGGGCGCACCCTTCCCGTACGCGATCTGCTCCAACGGCGGCGAGATCCTCGTCGACGGTGCGCCGGACCCGCAGTGGCAGGCCCACATCCGCGGCCTGCTCGCGGCGCTCCCCGCAGGCCTCGACACCATCGCCGCCCAGCTGGAGTCCCGGCTCGCCCCGGAGTGGGGCGCGCGGCTACGCCTCGTGCCGGGCCTGTTCGCGTACGTCGTCTCCGACGTCCGAGTCCCCGGCGACGTGGTCGACGAATGGCGCGCGCACTGCGCCCCGCTGGGCTGGAGCATCTCGCAGCAGGGCCGCAAGCTCTACACCATTCCCGAGCCCGTGACGAAGTCCCGTGCCGCCCTGGAGGTCCGGCGGCGGTTCGAGGAGGCCGGCGCCCTCGCGCCCGGCGCTCCCTGGCTCGCCGCCGGCGACGGCGCCCTCGACGCCGACCTGCTGGAGGCGGCCGACGCCGCGATCCGGCCGCGGCACGGCGAGCTGGAGGAGCTCGGTTTCGCGCTCCCGCATCTCACGCTCACCGCCAGCCGCGGCATCGACGCCGGTGCCGAGATCGTCGCGTGGCTCGCCGACCGCGCGGCCACCGCTGTCCCCGTCCCCGATCCGATCAAGGAGATCCGATGACCGCACTGTCCAAGGGCCAGAACGGACCGCTGCCCGCCGGGCCGGTGACCGTCACCGTCGAGCTGCCGGCCCCTGCCGACGTCTCGGCCCTGCTCGTGACCGAGTCCGGGAAGGTGCGCTCCGACGCCGATTTCGTGTTCTTCAACCAGCCCACCGGTCCCGGCGTGAGCCTGGCGAACGGCGCCCTCCGGATCGACGGCGCGGGCCTGCCCGCGGACATCGCGCAGGTGCGCGTCGCGATCACGCTCGACGACGCGTCGGCGTCCTTCGGGCGGTTCGGCGCGCCCGTCGCCCGCGTCGCCGACGGCGCCGGCTCCCCGCTGTACGAGTACCCGATCGACGGTCTGAGCAGCGAGTCCGTAGTGATCGCGGTGGAGATCTACCGGCGCGGTGCCGACTGGAAGGTGCGCGCCGTGGGCCAGGGCTACGCGGGCGGTTTCGCCGACCTGGTCCGCGACCACGGCGTCAGCGTCGACGACGCCCCGGCCGCCCCGCCGGCACCGCCGCAAGCCCCGCCCGCGGCACCGTCGAACCCGGTCCCGCCGACGGCCGCGCAGAACCCCCCGGCCGCGGCGTCCGGGCAGCCGATCGACTACTTCGCGAGCGGGACGGCACCGTCGGCCCCGGCCGGCAGCGCGCCGATCGACTACTTCAACACCCCGGCGCCGCAGCAGAACCCGGCCCCGCAGGCGCCGCCCGCCCAGCAGACGCCGCCGGCGCAGCAGCCCTTCACGCCCACGGCGCAGCTCGCGGGGCAGCAGCCGCCCGCGGGATCCGGCGAGATCAGCCTCACCAAGAACAAGCGGGTGGACCTGACCAAGGGCCAGAAGGTGGTGCTGCGCAAGGACGGCGGCGTCCAGCTCACCCGGATCGCCATGGGTCTGGGCTGGGATCCGGTGCGCAAGCAGGGCCTCTTCGGCTCCAAGGCCAAGGACATCGACCTCGACGCCTCGGTGGTGCTCTTCGCCGGCCAGCAGCCGGTGGACGTCGTCTACTTCGGCCAGCTCCAGTCGAAGGACGGCTCGATCCAGCACCTGGGCGACAACCTCACCGGCGCGGGGGACGGCGACGACGAGGTGGTGAACGTGAACCTGCCGTCGGTGACGCCGCAGGTCACCTCGCTGGTGTTCATCGTGAGCTCGTACCAGGGCCAGCGCTTCGACCAGGTCGACAACGCCTACTGCCGGCTCGTCGACTCGACAACGGGCGTCGAGCTGGCCCGCTTCGCGCTCGCCGGCGGCATGCCCTACACCGGGATCGTCATGTGCACCATCGCCCGCCAGGGCGGGGAGTGGAAGCTGCAGGCGATCGGCGAGTGCATCAACGCGAAGACCCCGCGCGACGCGATCCCGCAGCTCGCGCCCTTCCTCGGCTGAGAACGTGTGTGGGATCGTGCCCGCTGAGCGGTCACGATCCCACACACGCCGGAACCGCCAGGACTACGCGGGTTCCGCGGCGACCTTCTTCGTGCGCAGGTACAGCGCGGCACAGACCGCGGCGAACACGACGACGCCCAGCGCCTCGCCCCAGTGCAGCCAGCCCTCGCCGATGAACGGCAGCGCCAGCGGCTCGTCCTTGTCGGTGGCGACGACGATGCCGGCGTAGATCACGCCGAACAGCGACTCACCGACGATGAGGCCGGTCGCCAGCAGTGTGCCGAGGCGCTTGCGTCCCTCGGCGACCTCGCCGGTGGCGGAGCCGTCCGCCCAGCGGTTGTAGAAGAAGCCGAGCACGGCGCCGACGGGGATCATGAGGGTCACGCTCATCGGCAGGTACATGCCCATGCCCACGGCCAGCGGCGGCAACCGGAACTTCGAGGTGCGGGAGAGCACCTCGTCGATGAGGATGACGACGGCGCCGATGATCACGCCGAGGCCGATGAGGCCCCAGTCGAGGTCACCACCGAAGACGCCCTTCGACAGGCTCGCGAGCAGCGAGGCCTGGGGCGCGGCGAGGGCGCTGTCGCCCGCGCCGGGCGCCCCGACGAAGCCGAAGCCCTCCTGCAGGAGGTCGAGCACCGGCGGGATGATGGCGGAGCCGAAGGCCACACCGATCACGAGCGCCACCTGCTGCTTCCACGGCGTCGCGCCGACGAGCTGACCCGTCTTGAGGTCCTGCAGGTTGTCGTTGGATATGGTGGCGATGCTGAAGATGATCGCCGCGGTGAAGAGCGTGTACGCCACCAGCGCGGTGGCGGTATCGCCCTCCGACGGTCCCCAGACCGCGCGGATCAGGAGCGCGGCGGACAGCACGACGAGGATGCCGACGCCGGAGACGGGGCTGTTGGACGCGCCGATGAGGCCCGCCATGTAGCCGCAGACGGAGGCGACGACGAGGCCGAGCACGAGGATGTAGACGATGCTCAGCGTGATGATGCCGCCGGCCTGGCCCTCGAGCGCGGTGCCGTTGGTGAAGGTCCACAGGAGTACGCCGATCGGCACGAGCGACGCGACGACGATGCCGGCGACGTACGGGAAGGGCATGTCGCGCTCGGTGATGTCCACCAGCTCGCCCTCGCGGCGCTTGCGGGAGGAGGCGATCGAGTCGGCGATGCCGCGCAGGACCGGGCCGAGGATCTTGATGAGCGTCCACACGGCGGCCACGGCGATCGCGCCGGCACCGATGAGGCGGACCTCGGTGCTGAACGCGGTCGAGATGACCTTGGTGATGCTGCCGGTCTCCGGCAGGTCGCCCGCGGTCCACATCGGCAGCAGCACGAAGTAGGAGATGACGAGGCCCACGATCATCGCGAAACCGACGGTGACGCCGACGAGGTGGCCGACGCCGATGAGCGCGAAGGACAGGCCCGGCACGAACAGGGTGCCGCCGTTGCCGATCCGCAGCGTGGTCGACAGGCCCTCGGCCACGATCTTCATCTTGGCCAGCAGCGCGTAGCCCGCGGAGGCCAGCGAGCCGAGGACGATCAGGCGCAGGCCGCGCTTGTTCTCGCTCGCGCCCTCGGCGGTGTCGCCGACCTTGAGCACCTCGGCCGCGGCGACGCCTTCGGGGAAGGGGAGGTCGGACCCCGTGACCAGGGCCCGCCGCAGGGGGATCGAGTACATGACGCCGAGCACGCCGCCCACCAGGCAGACCAGGGTGGTGGTCCAATAGGGGAAGTTCGCCCACCAGCCGACCATCACGAGACCGGGCAGGATGAAGACGATGGCCGAGAGGGTGCCCGCGGCCGAGGCGATCGTCTGGACGATGTTGTTCTCGATGATGGAGTGGTTCGCGAAGTAGCGCAGCAGCGCCATCGAGATCACGGCCGCCGGGATCGAGGTCGCGAAGGTCAGGCCGACTTTCAGGCCGAGATACGCGTTGGCCGCGGTGAAGACGAGCGTGATGATGCCGCCGAGGATGACGGCGCGGGTGGTGAACTCGCGTACGCCGGATTTCGGCGCGGCGGGTGCCGGTGTGGACATGGATGTATCCCTTCTCAAGGACGTGGCCGGTGAGGCCGAACGTGAAAACACTAGGTCCAAGTGCGCGATCACACGACTCGAACGCGCGAGGTCATGTGTAACGGTCACGAGTCGTCGTGCGTGACGGTCACGAGTCGTAGGCTGGACGGGTGCGATTCGGAGTGGTGATCCTGCCCCAGTACCCCTGGCCCGAGGCGCGTCGCCGCTGGCGCAAGGCGGAGGACCTGGGCTTCGACCACGTGTGGACCTACGACCATCTGTCGTGGCGCACGCTCGCCGATCAGCCGTGGGGCGCGACGATCCCGCTGCTCACCGCCGCGGCCACCGCGACGGAGCGGATCCGGCTGGGCACCTTCGTCACCTCCCCGAACTTCCGGCATCCCGTCCCGTTCGCGAAGGACCTGGCCGGCGTCGACGAGATCTCCGGCGGCCGCCTGATCCTGGGGATCGGCTCCGGCGGCACCGGGTTCGACGCCTTCGTCCTCGGGCAGCCCGAGCTCACCCCGCGGGAGCGGCACGACCGGTACGTCGAGTTCACGCGGGACCTCGACGTGCTGCTCCGGTTCGAGCAGGAGGGCCCCATCTCGTTCGACGGTCCGCTGTACCGCGCCGTCGACGCCCGCATGGTCGGGGAGCCCGCGCAGGCGCCGCGCATGCCCTTCGTGATGGCGGCCAACGGTCCGAAGGGGCTGCGGCTCGTGGCGGAGCAGGGGCAGGGCTGGGTCACCACCGGGCCCGACGGTGACGGCGGCGACGCCTGGTGGTCGCGCGTCGCCGCGCTCGCCCAGCGGCTCGACGACGCCCTGGACGCCGCCGGCCGCGACCGCGGCACCGTCGACCGCTACCTGTCGATCGACTCGGGCGGCACCTACTCCCTGAGCTCCCCCGGCGCCGCCGACGACGCGGTGGGCCGCGCCGCTGAGCTCGGCTTCACCGACGTGATCCTGCACTGGCCGCGCACCGGCGAGCCCTACGAGGGCACCGAGGCCGCCCTCGACGCCTTCGCGGAGCGCCACCTGCGCTGAGACCGCACCGGCTTCCGGTCCACCAGGCCGGGGCGCGCGGGCGGCTTCACACGTCGGATCGCCGTTTACCCGCGCTTTCCCTACTGATCACGTTGCACTCCTACATTGGCGTGGATTCACGCCAGCCAGCACGATCAGCCCAGCTCAGCCTCAGGGAGACCCCATGCGCCTGCCCAACCTGCGCCTGCTCACCGATCACGACGGTAAGTCGGCCCGCTCGCACACGACCTGCAAGTACAAGTGCGGCAACCAGTGCTTCCGCGAGCACGACAACCAGTCGGACAACGAGTACTTCGGCGACATCACGCGACGCACCGTGCTCCGCGGCGCCGGCGTGGCGGCGCTGGGCGCGGGTGCGGTCACCGTCCTCGCGGCGTGCGGCGACAACGGTTCCAGCGGCGCGGGCGCCTCCTCGAGCGCGGC
Coding sequences within it:
- a CDS encoding phosphoribosyltransferase family protein, whose translation is MARTLCAELGMHVRGDAELAELIVPGLRRNPRRAHLLVSTVLGKHIPADPTAVRAAADRLADLVAERLAGPCVVFGFAETATGLGHCVAARLDAAVYLQSTRRPGTVVHGEFTEGHSHATSHLVQPTSPDLLSAADTLVLVDDEISTGATALDSIRALHGLAPHRRYVVASLVDLRSPEHVADNARAAAAAGLDVAFVALAQGTVDLPDGLPARVADLPATPSNPRAPRPGTVRELHVSWPPDVPDGGRHGVLAADQPRLTEAAAAVAATIAPALDERPVIVVGHEELMYLPLCAAEALGRSGFRVRFQTTTRSPALVRDEEGYPLRRGFEFLSPEPDEEAPRRHLYNAAWPGEDARIVLVADSPADTDRLRAPGGLLDVLTGAGHDVLAVIVPASDQAALAAARTWAAAR
- a CDS encoding cysteine protease StiP family protein codes for the protein MTAATPPLRGPGFGSYAPDEVTWLLKDLSHVALEADIAERERRIQSGEAHYAESLPVEYQPSAEYRALFDTALATSAPRLAEAVGTVTELLLAERGRDLVLVSLARAGTPIGILMRRWAQRFHALNLPHYAVSIVRGRGIDHVALDHLVAHHDPASIVFVDGWTGKGAITRELAEALDEYAVATGVRLNPDLAVLADPGHCVRTFGTRDDFLIASACLNSTVSGLVSRTVLNADLIGPADFHGAKFYAELAPHDVSGVLLDTVTGAFGGAAPAARAESARLAADPAAREPDWSGWATVERVCAEYGVSTANLVKPGIGETTRVLLRRVPWRVLLRDPDDPDHLHIRRLAAERDVPVEIVPGLAYACIGLIKEDS
- a CDS encoding TerD family protein: MTALSKGQNGPLPAGPVTVTVELPAPADVSALLVTESGKVRSDADFVFFNQPTGPGVSLANGALRIDGAGLPADIAQVRVAITLDDASASFGRFGAPVARVADGAGSPLYEYPIDGLSSESVVIAVEIYRRGADWKVRAVGQGYAGGFADLVRDHGVSVDDAPAAPPAPPQAPPAAPSNPVPPTAAQNPPAAASGQPIDYFASGTAPSAPAGSAPIDYFNTPAPQQNPAPQAPPAQQTPPAQQPFTPTAQLAGQQPPAGSGEISLTKNKRVDLTKGQKVVLRKDGGVQLTRIAMGLGWDPVRKQGLFGSKAKDIDLDASVVLFAGQQPVDVVYFGQLQSKDGSIQHLGDNLTGAGDGDDEVVNVNLPSVTPQVTSLVFIVSSYQGQRFDQVDNAYCRLVDSTTGVELARFALAGGMPYTGIVMCTIARQGGEWKLQAIGECINAKTPRDAIPQLAPFLG
- a CDS encoding OPT family oligopeptide transporter translates to MSTPAPAAPKSGVREFTTRAVILGGIITLVFTAANAYLGLKVGLTFATSIPAAVISMALLRYFANHSIIENNIVQTIASAAGTLSAIVFILPGLVMVGWWANFPYWTTTLVCLVGGVLGVMYSIPLRRALVTGSDLPFPEGVAAAEVLKVGDTAEGASENKRGLRLIVLGSLASAGYALLAKMKIVAEGLSTTLRIGNGGTLFVPGLSFALIGVGHLVGVTVGFAMIVGLVISYFVLLPMWTAGDLPETGSITKVISTAFSTEVRLIGAGAIAVAAVWTLIKILGPVLRGIADSIASSRKRREGELVDITERDMPFPYVAGIVVASLVPIGVLLWTFTNGTALEGQAGGIITLSIVYILVLGLVVASVCGYMAGLIGASNSPVSGVGILVVLSAALLIRAVWGPSEGDTATALVAYTLFTAAIIFSIATISNDNLQDLKTGQLVGATPWKQQVALVIGVAFGSAIIPPVLDLLQEGFGFVGAPGAGDSALAAPQASLLASLSKGVFGGDLDWGLIGLGVIIGAVVILIDEVLSRTSKFRLPPLAVGMGMYLPMSVTLMIPVGAVLGFFYNRWADGSATGEVAEGRKRLGTLLATGLIVGESLFGVIYAGIVVATDKDEPLALPFIGEGWLHWGEALGVVVFAAVCAALYLRTKKVAAEPA
- a CDS encoding LLM class flavin-dependent oxidoreductase, which translates into the protein MRFGVVILPQYPWPEARRRWRKAEDLGFDHVWTYDHLSWRTLADQPWGATIPLLTAAATATERIRLGTFVTSPNFRHPVPFAKDLAGVDEISGGRLILGIGSGGTGFDAFVLGQPELTPRERHDRYVEFTRDLDVLLRFEQEGPISFDGPLYRAVDARMVGEPAQAPRMPFVMAANGPKGLRLVAEQGQGWVTTGPDGDGGDAWWSRVAALAQRLDDALDAAGRDRGTVDRYLSIDSGGTYSLSSPGAADDAVGRAAELGFTDVILHWPRTGEPYEGTEAALDAFAERHLR